Proteins encoded together in one Bacteroides ovatus window:
- a CDS encoding family 43 glycosylhydrolase — protein MNYNSIKKNIREIGLMFLSAGLLLFLSCGSDDTKDVSSEDGDVNSNQYLQVQPNGLNVIKVSSSDVAQVVYPFSVELKGGSASVALTAQLEAWNEKDLEAYNKEEETAYKLLPSSLYSISTPQITLEQGIASKKVEVKFAPDKVFTEFKKNGTEYVIALRLTSSVAKVRKSQSDFLLHISFDYPTVSLVMPSQEISVSKMSMPVSVDATFNCRADGEIKTNPWNFTCTLAVPSNAEELVAKYNEDYKTSYRLLPSANYDLGEGISFKAGENEATGGITVKREGMEAVKYLLPVQLREASHESVALHNEICYFKIGMTYTNPVITFSSVADPTVIRTDEGFYLYATQTNSYWIPIYFSKDLVNWEFKRSAFRKATRPTEDVLPGGGAFWAPEIRYINGKYVLYFSWAKWGDGSISYTAVATSDSPVGDFLNAKPLLITDDFGSNCIDQFYYEEDGKKYMFVGSFNGIYVTELTDDGLSVKRGADGKPVLKKQVCGRAFEGTNIYKKGKYYYLFASINNCCPNNGMDSKYKVVVGRSENLLGPYVDRKGKDMLDNSWELVLEGDGETFFGPGHNSIIIPDDAGTDWMIYHSYVKENGTVGGRLGMLDRIVWSADGWPTIKKCVPSKGDLLPVFNN, from the coding sequence ATGAATTACAATTCAATTAAAAAAAATATTCGAGAAATTGGGCTAATGTTTCTTAGTGCAGGGCTTTTGCTTTTTTTATCATGTGGCTCTGATGATACTAAGGATGTTTCTAGTGAAGATGGGGATGTCAATTCGAACCAGTATTTACAAGTACAGCCTAATGGACTAAATGTAATTAAAGTTTCCAGTAGTGATGTGGCACAAGTTGTGTACCCTTTCTCTGTAGAATTGAAGGGGGGCAGTGCGAGTGTCGCTCTTACTGCACAGTTAGAAGCGTGGAATGAGAAAGATCTGGAGGCATATAATAAAGAGGAAGAAACAGCTTATAAATTGTTGCCCTCTTCATTATATTCGATAAGTACGCCACAGATTACTCTCGAACAGGGCATTGCTTCAAAAAAAGTAGAGGTGAAATTTGCTCCAGATAAAGTGTTCACTGAATTCAAAAAAAATGGAACAGAATATGTTATTGCATTGAGACTTACTTCATCTGTTGCCAAGGTCCGTAAAAGTCAAAGTGATTTTCTTTTGCATATATCGTTTGATTATCCAACGGTTAGTTTGGTTATGCCATCACAGGAAATTAGTGTTAGTAAAATGTCAATGCCGGTTTCGGTGGATGCTACTTTTAATTGTAGGGCAGACGGAGAAATAAAGACTAATCCTTGGAACTTTACATGTACATTAGCAGTGCCTTCTAATGCGGAGGAACTGGTTGCTAAGTATAATGAGGATTATAAGACTTCTTATCGTCTTCTTCCTTCGGCTAACTATGATTTAGGAGAAGGGATATCTTTTAAAGCTGGAGAGAATGAAGCTACTGGAGGAATTACAGTGAAGCGTGAAGGAATGGAAGCTGTAAAATATTTGTTGCCTGTACAGTTAAGGGAGGCTTCTCATGAAAGCGTTGCTCTTCATAATGAAATTTGTTATTTCAAAATAGGTATGACTTATACAAATCCGGTAATAACTTTTTCTAGTGTAGCCGATCCTACGGTTATTCGTACTGATGAAGGCTTTTATTTGTATGCTACTCAAACTAATTCCTATTGGATTCCTATTTATTTTTCTAAAGACTTGGTTAATTGGGAATTTAAAAGAAGTGCTTTCAGAAAAGCAACTAGACCTACTGAAGATGTACTTCCTGGTGGAGGTGCATTTTGGGCACCGGAAATTCGCTACATCAATGGAAAATATGTGCTTTATTTCTCATGGGCAAAATGGGGGGATGGAAGCATCAGTTATACGGCGGTTGCTACCTCAGATAGTCCGGTTGGTGATTTCTTAAATGCTAAACCGTTGCTGATAACAGATGATTTCGGTTCTAATTGTATCGACCAGTTCTATTATGAAGAAGATGGTAAAAAATATATGTTTGTCGGGAGTTTCAACGGTATTTATGTGACGGAACTTACGGATGATGGTCTTTCTGTGAAACGGGGAGCAGATGGTAAGCCTGTGCTGAAGAAACAGGTCTGCGGCAGGGCATTTGAAGGCACCAATATTTATAAGAAGGGTAAGTACTACTATTTGTTTGCATCTATAAATAATTGCTGTCCGAATAATGGAATGGATAGTAAGTATAAAGTCGTGGTAGGCCGTTCGGAAAATCTCCTTGGTCCGTATGTCGATAGAAAAGGAAAAGATATGCTGGACAACTCTTGGGAGTTAGTGTTGGAAGGTGACGGTGAAACATTCTTTGGTCCTGGTCATAACTCCATAATAATTCCAGATGATGCAGGTACAGATTGGATGATATATCATAGTTATGTAAAAGAGAATGGTACGGTTGGAGGACGTTTAGGTATGCTCGACCGCATTGTGTGGTCGGCAGACGGCTGGCCGACCATTAAAAAATGTGTGCCTTCAAAGGGAGATTTACTGCCAGTATTTAATAACTGA
- a CDS encoding SGNH/GDSL hydrolase family protein produces MKREFCIFIVLFLVFHIHAQLVYHDASNFPLLGRATESAGARYERFPDSLKNISRAPLWNLSRNSAGMAIRFRSNSTTIAAKWVALFNTHMNHMTDTGAKGLDLYCLQKNGDWRFVNSARPKGKTNQVTIIKNMHPEEREYMLYLPLYDGLISLSIGVDSLATISQPLVEYPIRKNPVVFYGTSILQGGCASRPGMAHTNIISRRLNRECINLGFSGNAFLDLEVAKVIAEVEASVFVLDFVPNASVAKMKERMETFYRIIRGKHPDTPIIFIEDPIFPHTFYDERVAKEVRRKNDTLKEIFNHLKKRNEKNIILISSKNMLGEDGEATVDGIHFTDLGMMRYADLVCPVIKKAIR; encoded by the coding sequence ATGAAAAGAGAATTTTGTATTTTTATTGTACTTTTTTTAGTGTTTCATATACATGCTCAATTAGTATACCACGATGCTTCGAATTTTCCACTATTAGGAAGGGCGACAGAGAGTGCTGGGGCACGATATGAAAGGTTCCCGGATTCATTAAAGAATATTTCTCGTGCTCCATTATGGAATTTGAGCCGTAATTCTGCAGGAATGGCAATACGTTTCCGTAGTAATTCCACTACGATAGCAGCTAAATGGGTGGCTCTTTTTAATACCCACATGAATCATATGACTGATACTGGTGCAAAAGGTTTAGATCTTTACTGTCTTCAGAAGAATGGTGACTGGCGTTTTGTCAATAGTGCCCGTCCGAAAGGAAAAACAAATCAGGTCACCATTATAAAAAATATGCATCCTGAAGAAAGAGAATACATGCTTTATTTGCCATTGTATGATGGTCTTATTTCTTTGTCTATCGGAGTTGATTCTTTGGCTACTATTAGTCAGCCGTTAGTGGAGTATCCAATTCGTAAGAATCCTGTTGTTTTTTATGGAACCAGTATTCTTCAAGGAGGTTGTGCTTCACGTCCGGGGATGGCACATACCAATATCATATCAAGAAGATTAAACCGTGAATGTATCAATTTAGGATTCAGTGGAAATGCATTTCTAGATTTGGAAGTAGCTAAAGTAATAGCTGAAGTAGAAGCTAGTGTTTTCGTTTTGGACTTTGTGCCTAATGCTTCTGTTGCAAAGATGAAAGAACGGATGGAAACATTCTATCGTATCATTCGTGGTAAACATCCGGATACACCAATTATTTTTATAGAGGATCCTATTTTTCCTCATACATTTTATGATGAAAGAGTTGCTAAAGAAGTGCGACGAAAGAATGATACGTTGAAAGAGATATTCAATCATTTAAAGAAAAGAAATGAGAAAAATATCATTCTTATTTCATCAAAGAATATGCTGGGAGAGGATGGAGAGGCTACTGTAGATGGTATTCATTTTACAGACTTAGGTATGATGAGATATGCTGATTTAGTTTGTCCGGTTATAAAGAAGGCAATTAGATAA
- a CDS encoding glycoside hydrolase family 105 protein, which produces MKRNYLIYALLMTVFLSSNVISAQNYFGDFPVKADPKTVGNKLSRRLMETKHQLYFDRGIHYAEVCTWYGALRFAELTNNKELIKLLRNRFELLFHLEKELLPPPIHVDQNMFGCLPLRFYNITKDKRYLDLGLPYADTQWELPANANEEERKWDKKGYSWQTRLWIDDMYMITIVQSEAYKATGDPKYINRAAKEMVLYLDELQHPNGLFYHAPDVPYYWGRGDGWMAVGMTELLYNLPEKDPNRARIMKGYLLMMDNLKKYVNKDGLWNQLITEPDFWTETSGSAMFAYAMIVGVNNGWLNKEEYAPVARRAWLGLCNYINDKNDLTEVCVGTGKKNSKQYYMDRPRIAGDYHGQAPIIWCAYALLNK; this is translated from the coding sequence ATGAAAAGGAATTATTTGATTTATGCCTTATTGATGACTGTTTTTTTGAGCTCAAATGTGATTTCTGCTCAAAATTATTTTGGAGATTTTCCTGTGAAGGCAGATCCAAAGACGGTTGGAAATAAATTGAGCAGACGTTTAATGGAAACTAAACATCAACTGTATTTTGATAGAGGAATACATTATGCAGAGGTGTGTACATGGTATGGAGCTCTTCGTTTTGCAGAATTGACAAATAATAAAGAATTGATAAAGCTGTTAAGAAACCGTTTCGAATTATTGTTTCATCTGGAAAAAGAACTTCTACCTCCACCGATTCACGTAGACCAAAATATGTTTGGTTGCTTACCTCTAAGATTTTATAATATAACGAAAGATAAGCGTTATTTAGATCTGGGACTGCCCTATGCTGACACTCAATGGGAGCTTCCTGCCAATGCGAATGAAGAGGAGCGTAAATGGGATAAAAAGGGATATTCTTGGCAAACTCGTCTTTGGATTGATGATATGTATATGATTACTATTGTGCAATCTGAGGCTTATAAAGCTACTGGTGATCCTAAGTACATAAATAGGGCTGCCAAAGAAATGGTTCTGTATTTGGACGAATTGCAACATCCCAACGGTCTTTTCTATCATGCACCGGATGTGCCTTATTATTGGGGACGTGGTGACGGTTGGATGGCTGTCGGTATGACGGAGTTGCTTTATAACTTACCGGAAAAGGATCCTAATCGTGCACGTATTATGAAAGGTTACTTGTTGATGATGGATAACTTGAAAAAATATGTGAACAAGGACGGTCTTTGGAATCAGCTGATTACCGAACCGGACTTTTGGACAGAGACATCTGGTTCGGCAATGTTTGCTTATGCCATGATTGTGGGGGTCAATAACGGCTGGTTGAATAAAGAGGAATATGCTCCAGTGGCACGCCGTGCATGGCTTGGCTTATGTAATTATATTAATGACAAGAATGATCTTACTGAGGTTTGTGTTGGAACCGGAAAGAAAAACAGTAAACAATATTATATGGATCGTCCCCGCATCGCCGGTGATTATCATGGACAGGCACCGATAATATGGTGTGCTTATGCATTATTGAATAAATAA
- a CDS encoding SusC/RagA family TonB-linked outer membrane protein produces the protein MRSKNLIACILLLLFSITVWAQESAMITGVVTDENKEPLIGVNIAIQNMPGLGVITDINGRYKIKASAYDRLVFSYIGYETVVVLVKEQKTINVKMKEAANTIIDEVVITGTGAQKKIAVTGAITNVDVDALKSVPSTSVVDGLAGVVPGVMAMQTSGRPGSVSEFWIRSISTFGANTAALVLVDGFERDIDEVSVEDIESFTVLKDASATAIYGSKGANGVVLINTKRGKEGKINIDAKVEGFYSTFTKAPEFVDGYTYASMANEARLTRNQEALYSPSELELFRTQLDPDRFPDVDWMDMVLRDGAWSSRATLNMRGGGKTARYFVSGSYQDQQGMYKTDKSLKDYNTNAHFRKWTYRMNVDIDITKTTLLKVGVSGSLRKQNDTGSGTDNLWTVLMGYNSIMMPAEYSDGKIPGWSDKDDNMNPWVMTTQSGYNESWKNNIQTSLTLEQKLDFITKGLRFVGRFGYDTYNSNWIKRYKSPAAYKADRYRQPDGTLNFTKIRDEKVMSQSSNSEGEKREFFEWELHYSRAFKTHHVGGVLKYTQASKIFTQNIGTDLKNGIPYRNQGIAGRFSYNWNYRYFIDFNFGYNGSENFHKDHRFGFFPAISGAWNLAEEPFMKKIAGKWLNMLKIRYSYGKTGNDALYEGNKRVRFPYLYSIATDNNVYHFEDIGTGEKLWNGKYYSTVASPAISWEVATKQDLGIDFSLFNDKLTGEIDYFKERRDGIYMTRSYIPYEVGIDNASKANVGIVEAKGFDGHFAFKQKLGKVNFTLRGNITYSKNKVIEKDEENTIYEYKLAQGHRVNQARGLIALGLFKDYEEIRNSPKQTFGEVMPGDIKYKDVNGDGIIDSQDRVAIGATTRPNLIYGFGFSAKWKGLDFNAHFQGAGKSSFFVKGTTVFMFQGGDGWGNVLKEMAESNRWILGENEDPNAEFPRLTYGDNKNNYQESNYWLRDGSYLRLKTLDIGYTFPKAWVNKIHLNQVRVFFIGTNLLTFSSFKYWDPELGSSDGKKYPLSKTLSLGVSVNL, from the coding sequence ATGAGGAGTAAAAATTTGATTGCATGTATATTATTGTTGCTCTTTTCCATAACCGTTTGGGCGCAGGAAAGTGCAATGATAACTGGAGTGGTGACCGATGAGAATAAGGAACCCTTAATTGGTGTGAATATTGCGATACAGAATATGCCTGGGTTGGGTGTTATTACTGATATAAATGGTCGATACAAAATAAAGGCATCTGCTTATGACAGACTTGTATTCTCATATATAGGTTATGAGACTGTGGTGGTATTGGTAAAAGAACAAAAAACCATCAACGTAAAAATGAAAGAAGCAGCTAATACGATTATTGATGAAGTTGTAATTACAGGTACGGGAGCACAAAAGAAAATAGCAGTGACTGGTGCCATTACTAATGTGGATGTAGATGCGTTGAAATCGGTTCCTTCCACTTCTGTGGTGGATGGATTGGCAGGTGTTGTTCCGGGTGTAATGGCTATGCAAACTTCTGGACGACCGGGTAGTGTATCTGAGTTTTGGATTCGTAGTATATCTACTTTTGGTGCTAATACGGCTGCATTGGTACTTGTTGATGGATTTGAACGTGATATTGATGAAGTGAGCGTGGAAGATATTGAATCATTTACAGTATTGAAAGATGCTTCCGCAACGGCTATTTATGGTAGTAAGGGAGCCAATGGTGTAGTCTTGATTAATACAAAACGTGGTAAGGAAGGTAAAATCAATATTGATGCAAAGGTTGAGGGGTTCTATAGCACTTTTACAAAGGCACCGGAATTTGTAGACGGTTATACATATGCTTCTATGGCTAATGAAGCTCGTTTGACAAGAAATCAAGAGGCTTTATATTCGCCATCAGAATTGGAACTGTTTCGTACGCAACTTGACCCAGACCGTTTTCCGGATGTAGATTGGATGGATATGGTATTGCGTGACGGTGCTTGGAGTTCACGTGCAACGTTGAATATGCGTGGTGGTGGTAAAACTGCACGTTACTTTGTTTCCGGAAGTTATCAGGACCAACAAGGTATGTATAAGACTGACAAAAGCCTTAAGGATTATAATACAAACGCACATTTCAGAAAATGGACGTACCGTATGAATGTGGATATTGATATTACGAAAACGACTCTGTTAAAGGTCGGGGTATCCGGTTCTTTGCGTAAGCAGAATGATACAGGTAGTGGTACAGATAATTTGTGGACTGTATTGATGGGATATAATTCCATCATGATGCCGGCAGAATATTCGGATGGAAAAATTCCGGGATGGTCAGATAAGGATGATAATATGAATCCTTGGGTAATGACTACACAATCCGGATATAATGAAAGTTGGAAGAATAATATTCAAACCAGCCTTACGCTGGAACAGAAACTGGATTTTATAACCAAAGGATTGCGTTTTGTAGGTAGATTCGGATATGATACGTATAACTCCAATTGGATTAAACGTTATAAATCTCCGGCTGCTTACAAGGCCGACCGTTATCGTCAACCGGACGGAACATTGAATTTCACGAAAATCAGAGACGAGAAAGTGATGTCGCAATCTTCCAATTCGGAAGGAGAAAAGAGAGAGTTCTTTGAATGGGAATTGCACTATAGTCGTGCTTTCAAAACTCATCATGTTGGAGGTGTACTGAAGTATACGCAGGCTTCTAAGATTTTTACTCAAAATATAGGTACAGACTTGAAGAATGGTATTCCTTATCGTAATCAGGGAATAGCCGGACGTTTCAGCTATAACTGGAATTATCGTTATTTTATTGATTTTAATTTCGGATACAACGGTTCGGAGAATTTCCACAAAGACCATCGTTTCGGATTCTTCCCGGCTATCTCCGGTGCATGGAACTTGGCTGAGGAACCATTCATGAAAAAGATTGCCGGAAAATGGTTGAATATGTTGAAAATCCGTTATTCTTATGGAAAGACAGGAAATGATGCTTTGTATGAAGGTAATAAAAGAGTCCGTTTCCCCTATTTGTATTCGATAGCAACCGATAATAATGTTTATCATTTTGAAGATATTGGGACTGGTGAAAAATTGTGGAATGGAAAATATTACTCAACAGTGGCTTCTCCTGCTATTTCGTGGGAAGTTGCTACTAAACAAGATTTGGGTATTGACTTTTCTCTCTTTAATGACAAACTGACCGGAGAGATTGACTACTTTAAAGAACGTCGTGACGGTATCTATATGACTCGTTCTTATATCCCTTACGAAGTGGGAATTGATAATGCTTCGAAAGCAAATGTCGGTATTGTAGAAGCAAAAGGATTTGATGGTCATTTTGCATTCAAACAGAAACTCGGTAAGGTGAATTTTACGTTACGTGGTAATATTACTTACAGTAAGAACAAGGTGATAGAAAAAGATGAAGAGAACACCATTTACGAATATAAGCTAGCCCAAGGGCATCGTGTCAATCAGGCAAGAGGACTTATTGCTCTGGGATTGTTTAAAGATTATGAAGAAATCAGAAATAGCCCGAAGCAAACTTTTGGTGAAGTGATGCCCGGTGATATTAAATATAAAGATGTCAATGGTGATGGTATAATTGACTCACAAGACCGGGTAGCTATTGGTGCTACTACTCGTCCTAACTTGATATATGGCTTTGGCTTTTCGGCCAAATGGAAAGGGTTGGATTTCAATGCTCATTTCCAAGGAGCAGGTAAGTCGTCTTTCTTTGTCAAAGGTACAACTGTCTTTATGTTCCAAGGTGGTGATGGCTGGGGAAATGTTTTGAAAGAAATGGCAGAAAGCAACCGTTGGATTCTGGGTGAGAATGAAGATCCGAATGCAGAATTCCCCCGTCTGACTTATGGTGATAATAAAAATAATTATCAAGAGTCTAATTATTGGTTGAGAGATGGCTCTTATCTTCGTCTGAAGACATTGGATATCGGCTATACCTTTCCGAAAGCTTGGGTTAATAAGATTCATTTGAATCAAGTACGTGTTTTCTTTATCGGAACCAACTTGCTGACATTCTCTTCGTTTAAATATTGGGATCCGGAATTGGGCAGTTCGGACGGAAAGAAATATCCGTTGAGCAAGACGCTTTCGTTAGGCGTATCAGTTAATCTATAA
- a CDS encoding exo-alpha-sialidase, producing MKNTFFMLFFSIAISFIACGGSGENDENLLAGNGNTEKPKEDESQEPVVCSITPIGELNQGTPIINSHADVTKRSSLMMNYRMLVTMESSYPRYPRIKKMKNGDYILFYHNGSANNNIGRRCVYALSKDLKTWSNKGEIFNSYDIIDSKGNKNIHCYANCDGLVLSNGDILAVASCRANSGYRDLPEDAGIELKRSTDNGVTWSEPIKIYQGVNWEPFLLELPTGELHCYFTDSSRTGLEGHGTDTGTAMVVSTDGGKTWKPDFSSSPYYVLRMRWEKNGIVGYNHQMPSVVRLNDNKGLAAAVETNNSGYHISLCYSDKDKWEYLAADQEGPVDSNNCVFSGMGPYLGQLPSGETVLSYESSSKYTLKIGDATARNFGSAYQPFSGGYWGSFCIIDSHTLVGTNIKAKEGPVQMAQFVLNHRIDAVKRKVTIDGNNKEWANTDHALFVGSKSQAQGTLRCSYDDDNIYFLLEVLDRNLLASDYASLYVSPVSNNKLSKGACCIQVTMNGLKNCEIYDASWKEAQLDAQVKTYVCNETNERLIDDYGYIAEIAIPRSKLTITSGQVLVNFSITKRNSLDAICDVASTSTARWIPVTGL from the coding sequence ATGAAAAACACTTTTTTTATGTTATTTTTCTCCATAGCTATCTCATTTATAGCGTGCGGGGGCAGTGGTGAAAATGATGAGAATTTACTAGCTGGTAACGGGAATACGGAGAAACCAAAGGAGGACGAATCCCAGGAGCCTGTGGTTTGTAGCATCACACCTATTGGGGAATTGAATCAGGGGACACCTATTATAAATTCCCACGCAGATGTTACGAAACGCTCTTCATTGATGATGAACTATCGGATGCTTGTGACTATGGAATCTTCGTATCCTCGCTATCCTCGTATAAAAAAGATGAAGAATGGTGACTATATTTTGTTCTATCACAATGGTAGTGCTAATAATAATATTGGTCGGCGTTGTGTTTATGCGCTTAGTAAGGATCTGAAAACTTGGAGCAATAAAGGAGAAATATTTAACAGTTATGACATTATCGATAGCAAAGGCAATAAGAATATACATTGCTATGCTAATTGCGATGGGCTGGTGCTCTCTAATGGAGATATATTGGCAGTTGCATCTTGCAGAGCTAATTCCGGTTATCGGGATTTGCCGGAAGATGCAGGAATTGAATTAAAGCGCAGTACGGATAATGGTGTTACTTGGAGTGAACCTATCAAGATCTATCAGGGAGTTAATTGGGAACCTTTCTTGTTGGAGTTGCCTACAGGTGAATTACACTGTTACTTTACAGATAGCAGTCGTACTGGCTTGGAAGGACATGGCACAGATACAGGTACGGCAATGGTTGTTTCTACTGATGGAGGAAAGACATGGAAACCGGACTTTAGTTCTTCTCCTTATTATGTATTGCGAATGAGGTGGGAGAAAAACGGAATTGTCGGCTATAATCATCAGATGCCTTCTGTTGTGAGACTCAATGATAATAAGGGATTAGCTGCTGCTGTGGAAACCAATAATTCAGGATATCATATTTCGCTTTGTTATTCAGATAAAGACAAATGGGAATATTTGGCTGCCGACCAGGAAGGACCTGTCGATAGTAATAATTGTGTTTTCTCCGGTATGGGACCATATTTGGGACAGCTCCCTTCGGGAGAAACCGTCCTTTCGTATGAATCGTCAAGTAAATATACTCTTAAAATAGGAGATGCTACTGCTCGTAATTTCGGTAGCGCTTATCAACCTTTTTCTGGTGGTTATTGGGGATCATTTTGTATTATTGATTCACATACTTTGGTTGGAACTAATATTAAAGCGAAAGAAGGACCGGTTCAGATGGCACAGTTTGTACTTAATCATCGTATTGATGCCGTGAAAAGAAAGGTAACAATAGATGGTAACAATAAAGAGTGGGCAAATACAGATCATGCACTCTTTGTGGGCAGTAAGTCACAAGCACAAGGAACGTTACGTTGTTCGTATGATGATGATAATATTTATTTCCTGTTAGAAGTACTTGATCGAAACTTGTTAGCCTCTGATTACGCTTCCTTATACGTATCTCCTGTGAGTAATAATAAGCTGTCAAAAGGGGCTTGCTGCATACAAGTAACAATGAATGGACTGAAGAATTGTGAAATATATGATGCATCATGGAAAGAAGCTCAATTAGATGCCCAGGTCAAAACTTATGTTTGCAATGAAACAAATGAGAGGCTTATAGATGATTATGGATATATTGCTGAAATTGCTATTCCACGTTCAAAATTGACTATCACTTCCGGGCAAGTACTTGTCAATTTTTCTATTACAAAGCGAAATTCTTTAGATGCCATTTGTGATGTTGCATCTACAAGTACGGCACGTTGGATACCGGTGACTGGGTTATGA
- a CDS encoding IPT/TIG domain-containing protein, with the protein MKKKSDWRTRFIRLCAVVLPLVVLCFTACKDEDKEENLPFDPTKPVVITDFSPKSGGIGNNIILYGENFGNDPKKLKVIVGGKEANIISVKNNILYCVVPRMATEGDVEISVYDDNGEEVAFAEAEEKFTYVKQWLVSTLAGQRFENEKDAFQGEGAFDACGCIKGATWFSFDPKSNFDHLYLTCYNISSIRLIDLEEKTVTMQASLAAIGDKPSIINWTADENQDMIISRDLAKDGNVNVLKKRVSDFKTEVKLGESKQRQAVGAFVHPKTGRIYYALYPDQVVYEYDFENKTTTKIATHPRVKETLRMVVHPTGKYAYLLRQYNERGNGYISRMDYNSTTDQFSTPYIVAGSASGSGYRDGVGSRAQLNGPTQGVFVKNPEYAGEEDEYDFYFCDERNHCIRILTPTGRVVTFAGRGNDSSDPGFANGALRSEARFAYPWAIAYDEKRKCFYVGERGMSRDGKEQAVIRKIAMEE; encoded by the coding sequence ATGAAAAAGAAAAGTGATTGGAGAACTCGGTTTATCCGATTATGTGCAGTGGTATTGCCATTGGTCGTACTTTGCTTTACTGCTTGTAAGGATGAAGACAAGGAAGAAAACCTTCCTTTCGATCCTACTAAGCCTGTGGTAATTACAGATTTTTCCCCAAAATCGGGTGGCATTGGTAACAATATTATATTATATGGAGAAAACTTTGGGAACGACCCCAAAAAATTGAAAGTGATAGTTGGTGGTAAAGAAGCTAATATCATTTCAGTTAAGAACAATATATTGTATTGTGTAGTACCACGTATGGCTACTGAAGGTGATGTGGAAATTAGTGTGTATGATGACAATGGCGAAGAAGTGGCTTTTGCTGAAGCAGAAGAGAAGTTTACTTATGTAAAGCAATGGTTAGTTTCTACATTAGCTGGTCAACGTTTTGAGAACGAGAAAGATGCTTTTCAGGGCGAAGGGGCATTCGATGCATGTGGATGTATAAAAGGAGCTACATGGTTTTCGTTTGATCCGAAATCAAATTTTGACCATTTGTATTTAACTTGTTATAATATAAGTTCTATTCGTCTGATTGATTTGGAAGAAAAAACGGTGACTATGCAGGCTTCCTTAGCTGCTATTGGCGATAAACCTTCTATCATTAATTGGACGGCAGATGAGAATCAAGATATGATTATTTCTCGTGATTTGGCTAAAGATGGAAATGTAAACGTATTGAAGAAACGTGTTTCAGACTTTAAAACGGAAGTAAAATTAGGCGAATCAAAGCAAAGGCAGGCGGTTGGTGCCTTTGTTCATCCTAAGACGGGAAGGATTTATTATGCTCTTTATCCTGATCAAGTGGTTTATGAATATGATTTTGAGAACAAGACAACAACGAAAATAGCTACGCATCCGCGTGTAAAAGAAACATTGCGCATGGTAGTTCATCCTACAGGAAAATATGCCTATTTGCTTCGTCAATACAATGAAAGAGGAAATGGATATATCTCCCGTATGGACTATAATTCTACTACAGATCAGTTCTCAACCCCTTATATCGTGGCGGGAAGTGCGAGTGGAAGCGGTTATCGTGACGGAGTAGGTAGCAGGGCGCAATTGAATGGTCCGACACAGGGAGTGTTTGTAAAGAATCCGGAATATGCAGGTGAAGAAGATGAATATGATTTTTATTTTTGTGATGAACGCAATCATTGCATTCGTATTCTGACACCTACAGGAAGAGTAGTAACATTTGCAGGACGTGGAAATGACTCAAGTGATCCTGGTTTTGCAAATGGTGCATTACGTTCAGAAGCTCGTTTTGCTTATCCGTGGGCGATTGCATACGATGAAAAAAGAAAATGCTTCTATGTAGGCGAGAGGGGTATGAGTCGCGACGGGAAAGAGCAAGCGGTGATACGTAAAATTGCTATGGAAGAATAA